The Ananas comosus cultivar F153 linkage group 7, ASM154086v1, whole genome shotgun sequence genome has a window encoding:
- the LOC109712932 gene encoding uncharacterized protein LOC109712932 isoform X1 — translation MGGCVSRSDACVGVRRKARSGGGGGGGGGGGARRRRRRGIRKRVSSSAAGAVAGRSMETIDEAEAAGGAADHRSHGNPSFPALSGSIEEAWFDSLALTESDGEDDFHSVQDDVFSLNGFESEAAVSTSLSKDIHSGGGNSNTPFNLSTDQNHRSQKSSEQSKGSLEHGVKPFGGHDDISSLSMDETSSRGEGGILNNCGILPSNCLPCLASTAPITEKKRPLSSSPTNSIKMPSLKLPFKKKAGEGHASATPFSSKPFLERPIAGSQVRLCSVGKKIFDSWSLIEPGSFRVRGANYFRDKKKEFAPNCAAYYPFGVDVFLCQQKINHISRFVELPVPNTTTKFPPLLVVNVQIPLYPASIFQNETDGEGISFVLYFRLAEDYAKELPSHFLDSLRKLIDDEVERVKAFPMDTTLPFRERLKILGRVANLDDLPLSAAERKVMHAYNEKPVLSRPQHEFYLGDGYFEIDLDMHRFSYISRKGFEQFLDRLKLCVIDFGLTIQGNKPEELPEQLLCCVRLNGLDYTNYHQLAVHSS, via the exons ggagggggatCAGGAAGAGGGtatcgtcgtcggcggcgggggcggtGGCGGGGAGATCGATGGAGACAATCGACGAGGCCGAGGCCGCCGGAGGGGCCGCCGATCATCGCTCCCATGGCAATCCTTCGTTCCCAG CCTTATCAGGGAGCATTGAGGAAGCATGGTTCGATTCGCTTGCGCTTACCGAATCAGACGGCGAGGATGATTTCCACAGTGTACAGGATG ATGTGTTTTCATTGAATGGCTTTGAGAGTGAAGCCGCGGTGAGTACTTCATTGTCCAAAGATATCCACAGCGGAGGCGGTAACAGTAATACGCCCTTCAACCTTTCCACTGACCAAAACCATAGGAGCCAGAAATCAAGTGAGCAGTCGAAAGGAAGTTTGGAGCATGGAGTGAAACCTTTTGGCGGCCATGACGATATTTCGAGCCTTTCCATGGATGAAACTAGTAGTAGGGGTGAGGGGGGAATACTAAACAATTGTGGTATTTTGCCCAGCAATTGCTTGCCCTGCCTTGCTTCTACTGCTCCAATAACCGAAAAGAAGAGACCTCTTAGCTCGAGCCCGACTAACTCTATCAAGATGCCTTCTTTGAAGCTTCCATTCAAGAAGAAGGCTGGGGAAGGCCATGCTTCCGCAACTCCAT TTTCTTCAAAGCCATTCCTTGAAAGGCCAATTGCTGGTTCACAAGTTCGATTATGCTCAGTGGGGAAGAAAATTTTTGACAGCTGGTCATTGATTGAGCCTGGTAGCTTTCGAGTTCGGGGAGCAAATTATTTTAG GGATAAGAAGAAAGAGTTTGCTCCAAATTGTGCAGCATATTACCCATTTGGCGTGGATGTATTCTTATGTCAGCAGAAAATTAATCACATTAGTCGGTTTGTGGAACTTCCCGTTCCAAATACAACTACCAAATTTCCTCCTCTCCTTGTAGTTAATGTTCAG ATTCCTCTGTATCCTGCTTCCATATTTCAGAATGAAACAGATGGTGAAGGAATAAgctttgttttatattttcggCTTGCTGAAGATTATGCGAAAGAGCTTCCATCTCATTTTCTAGACAGTCTCAGG AAACTAATCGATGATGAGGTTGAAAGAGTGAAGGCCTTTCCCATGGATACAACTTTACCTTTTCGGGAACGATTGAAAATACTTGGTCGTGTAGCTAATTTGGACGATCTCCCTCTAAGTGCGGCAGAGAGGAAGGTCATGCATGCGTACAATGAGAAGCCTGTGCTCTCTCGTCCTCAGCACGAGTTTTACTTG GGAGACGGTTACTTTGAGATAGATTTGGACATGCATAGATTCAGCTACATATCGAGGAAAGGTTTTGAACAATTTCTAGACCGGCTGAAGCTCTGTGTCATAGATTTCGGCCTAACAATTCAG GGAAACAAACCCGAAGAACTACCCGAGCAGCTGTTATGCTGCGTGAGGTTGAACGGACTCGACTACACGAATTATCACCAGCTAGCTGTGCATTCTTCTTGA
- the LOC109712272 gene encoding uncharacterized protein LOC109712272, giving the protein MDKLLMLSILSSSPAEISGPWSNLSVSIQNSKKEKKQLGGDDDAHNSSRKISESSSTGRSDQQQQQKQKQRRFLRWPAATPRCAPELDGLNCFETFALH; this is encoded by the coding sequence ATGGATAAGCTTTTGATGCTGTCGATTCTTAGCTCCTCCCCTGCGGAAATCTCCGGTCCCTGGTCCAACCTATCCGTGTCCATCCAGAAttcgaagaaggagaagaagcagcTCGGCGGTGATGATGATGCGCACAACAGCAGCAGGAAGATCAGCGAAAGCAGCTCCACAGGCAGATCagaccagcagcagcagcagaagcagaagcagaggaGGTTTCTGCGGTGGCCGGCGGCGACGCCTCGGTGCGCTCCAGAGCTTGACGGGCTCAACTGCTTCGAGACCTTCGCGTTGCATTAG
- the LOC109712932 gene encoding uncharacterized protein LOC109712932 isoform X2, translating to MGGCVSRSDACVGVRRKARSGGGGGGGGGGGARRRRRRGIRKRVSSSAAGAVAGRSMETIDEAEAAGGAADHRSHGNPSFPGSIEEAWFDSLALTESDGEDDFHSVQDDVFSLNGFESEAAVSTSLSKDIHSGGGNSNTPFNLSTDQNHRSQKSSEQSKGSLEHGVKPFGGHDDISSLSMDETSSRGEGGILNNCGILPSNCLPCLASTAPITEKKRPLSSSPTNSIKMPSLKLPFKKKAGEGHASATPFSSKPFLERPIAGSQVRLCSVGKKIFDSWSLIEPGSFRVRGANYFRDKKKEFAPNCAAYYPFGVDVFLCQQKINHISRFVELPVPNTTTKFPPLLVVNVQIPLYPASIFQNETDGEGISFVLYFRLAEDYAKELPSHFLDSLRKLIDDEVERVKAFPMDTTLPFRERLKILGRVANLDDLPLSAAERKVMHAYNEKPVLSRPQHEFYLGDGYFEIDLDMHRFSYISRKGFEQFLDRLKLCVIDFGLTIQGNKPEELPEQLLCCVRLNGLDYTNYHQLAVHSS from the exons ggagggggatCAGGAAGAGGGtatcgtcgtcggcggcgggggcggtGGCGGGGAGATCGATGGAGACAATCGACGAGGCCGAGGCCGCCGGAGGGGCCGCCGATCATCGCTCCCATGGCAATCCTTCGTTCCCAG GGAGCATTGAGGAAGCATGGTTCGATTCGCTTGCGCTTACCGAATCAGACGGCGAGGATGATTTCCACAGTGTACAGGATG ATGTGTTTTCATTGAATGGCTTTGAGAGTGAAGCCGCGGTGAGTACTTCATTGTCCAAAGATATCCACAGCGGAGGCGGTAACAGTAATACGCCCTTCAACCTTTCCACTGACCAAAACCATAGGAGCCAGAAATCAAGTGAGCAGTCGAAAGGAAGTTTGGAGCATGGAGTGAAACCTTTTGGCGGCCATGACGATATTTCGAGCCTTTCCATGGATGAAACTAGTAGTAGGGGTGAGGGGGGAATACTAAACAATTGTGGTATTTTGCCCAGCAATTGCTTGCCCTGCCTTGCTTCTACTGCTCCAATAACCGAAAAGAAGAGACCTCTTAGCTCGAGCCCGACTAACTCTATCAAGATGCCTTCTTTGAAGCTTCCATTCAAGAAGAAGGCTGGGGAAGGCCATGCTTCCGCAACTCCAT TTTCTTCAAAGCCATTCCTTGAAAGGCCAATTGCTGGTTCACAAGTTCGATTATGCTCAGTGGGGAAGAAAATTTTTGACAGCTGGTCATTGATTGAGCCTGGTAGCTTTCGAGTTCGGGGAGCAAATTATTTTAG GGATAAGAAGAAAGAGTTTGCTCCAAATTGTGCAGCATATTACCCATTTGGCGTGGATGTATTCTTATGTCAGCAGAAAATTAATCACATTAGTCGGTTTGTGGAACTTCCCGTTCCAAATACAACTACCAAATTTCCTCCTCTCCTTGTAGTTAATGTTCAG ATTCCTCTGTATCCTGCTTCCATATTTCAGAATGAAACAGATGGTGAAGGAATAAgctttgttttatattttcggCTTGCTGAAGATTATGCGAAAGAGCTTCCATCTCATTTTCTAGACAGTCTCAGG AAACTAATCGATGATGAGGTTGAAAGAGTGAAGGCCTTTCCCATGGATACAACTTTACCTTTTCGGGAACGATTGAAAATACTTGGTCGTGTAGCTAATTTGGACGATCTCCCTCTAAGTGCGGCAGAGAGGAAGGTCATGCATGCGTACAATGAGAAGCCTGTGCTCTCTCGTCCTCAGCACGAGTTTTACTTG GGAGACGGTTACTTTGAGATAGATTTGGACATGCATAGATTCAGCTACATATCGAGGAAAGGTTTTGAACAATTTCTAGACCGGCTGAAGCTCTGTGTCATAGATTTCGGCCTAACAATTCAG GGAAACAAACCCGAAGAACTACCCGAGCAGCTGTTATGCTGCGTGAGGTTGAACGGACTCGACTACACGAATTATCACCAGCTAGCTGTGCATTCTTCTTGA